A stretch of Chionomys nivalis chromosome 2, mChiNiv1.1, whole genome shotgun sequence DNA encodes these proteins:
- the Actmap gene encoding actin maturation protease, whose product MTSPCSFSLKPTIPPVTQDPNIPPPLPPNPLDLALPSPPCSLQASVPPPPPPPPPPSTVEVAPPHVYGLEKSRLLKEALEKAGPVPKGREDVKRLLKLHKDRFRNDLQWILFCADLPSLIQEGPQCGLVALWMAGTLLSTPDTDSVSLERLVQVAMERGYTAQGEMFSVSDMAKLAQETLDCQTELLCGGLGGPNRDRVLQHLITGHPLLIPYDEDFNHEPCQKKGHKAHWAVSAGVLIGVQSVPQFGYTEDSELPGLFHPVPGTPYQSPSLPAESSPGAIFLLSKQGKSWHYQLWDYNQVRDSNLQLTDFSPARAADGRVYVVPVGGVQAGLCGQVLLLRPQE is encoded by the exons ATGACTTCTCCATGCTCTTTCTCCCTAAAACCCACAATACCCCCAGTAACCCAAGACCCCAATATTCCACCTCCTTTACCCCCAAATCCTCTGGACTTAGCTTTGCCATCCCCTCCCTGTAGTCTCCAGGCTTCagttccacccccacccccaccgcctCCTCCACCCTCTACTGTGGAGGTTGCTCCCCCTCATGTCTACGGCCTGGAGAAGAGCCGGCTGCTGAAGGAGGCCTTGGAGAAGGCTGGCCCAGTCCCCAAAGGCAGAGAAGACGTGAAGAGGCTCCTGAAGCTGCACAAAGACCG GTTTCGAAATGACTTGCAATGGATCCTCTTTTGTGCCGATCTACCATCGCTCATCCAAGAAGGCCCTCA GTGTGGACTGGTGGCCTTGTGGATGGCAGGCACTCTTCTGTCAACCCCGGACACTGACAGTGTCTCTCTGGAAAGACTGGTGCAGGTAGCCATGGAGAGAGGCTACACGGCACAGGGAGAGATGTTCTCTG TGTCTGATATGGCCAAACTGGCCCAGGAGACCTTGGACTGCCAGACTGAGCTCCTCTGTGGTGGCCTGGGTGGTCCCAACAGAGATCGGGTCCTGCAGCACCTCATCACTGGACATCCCTTGCTCATCCC CTATGATGAGGATTTCAACCATGAGCCATGCCAAAAGAAAGGCCATAAAGCCCACTGGGCAGTGAGCGCAG GGGTCCTGATAGGTGTGCAGAGTGTACCGCAGTTTGGCTACACGGAAGACTCTGAGTTGCCAGGCCTCTTCCACCCAGTGCCTGGCACACCCTACCAATCACCGTCCCTCCCAGCGGAGAGCTCCCCAGGTgccatcttccttctctccaaGCAGGGCAAGAGTTGGCATTACCAGCTGTGGGACTACAACCAAGTCCGGGATAGCAACCTACAGCTGACAGACTTCTCTCCTGCCAGGGCCGCTGATGGACGGGTGTACGTGGTACCTGTTGGTGGGGTACAGGCTGGCCTCTGTGGCCAGGTCCTGCTGCTTAGACCACAGGAGTAG